Proteins encoded together in one Chitinophaga sp. LS1 window:
- a CDS encoding tetratricopeptide repeat protein: MHRSFKKNETATHRAIHLLNKSRFAGALLFLLLAAGFLSACKSSKSTTAKSSGTVYIKDPTILQQRADSLFFAAERSKILGDYRTAITQFSDYLRLIKTNPTAYYELSRLFIEVRNPGYALGFARRAASMDTTNKWFQITLADAFGIAGQFDSAAAVYGKLSVQYPDNDEYLYNKGMFLTKAEQPEAALAVFDQLEKKVGLVEELAIQKERLLLKLDRVDDAAEEIHKLVNQYPSEVRYYLLLADIYNANDRQEEAVALYKSSLQLDSANPRALIALANTAKKSGDHMQYWSYLTRAFANPDYSIDEKVSYVYPYLQMQGTDTTKLREGLQLAQLVIEAHPEEAKAYALQADMYSQANMLDSALYDYRKAVSLDSTRYSVWYQLMWIYSRKDDAANLLKVSNVVAQRFPKEFMGHYFQGVANFLLQNYPASIEALNEALINGNVDKSMKADVYSLLGDAYHATGQHEDSDSSYDRSLLLKPNDATVLNNYSYYLSLRGEQLQKAESMSRHSLELEPTSINYMDTYAWVMFRMGRYELAKQWMEKALQSQQAKDNPGMLEHYGDILFNLHDVDKALEYWRLAKEKGANSTGLARKIAEKRYILATERE; encoded by the coding sequence ATGCACAGGTCTTTTAAAAAGAATGAAACTGCCACCCATCGCGCAATCCACTTGCTAAACAAGAGTCGTTTTGCAGGTGCGTTGTTATTTTTACTGTTGGCAGCTGGCTTTTTAAGTGCCTGCAAAAGTAGCAAGTCCACTACAGCAAAGAGTAGTGGAACTGTATATATCAAAGATCCTACGATCCTGCAGCAGCGTGCAGACAGCTTGTTTTTTGCAGCCGAACGCTCCAAGATCTTAGGTGATTACCGTACTGCTATTACCCAGTTCTCCGATTACCTGCGCCTTATCAAAACCAATCCCACCGCTTATTACGAGCTGTCAAGACTGTTCATCGAAGTCCGTAATCCTGGGTATGCGCTGGGTTTTGCCAGGCGTGCTGCCAGTATGGATACCACCAACAAGTGGTTCCAGATCACCCTGGCCGATGCATTTGGTATAGCCGGTCAGTTTGATAGTGCAGCTGCCGTATATGGTAAGCTGTCTGTTCAATATCCTGACAATGATGAATATCTTTACAACAAAGGGATGTTTCTCACCAAAGCGGAACAACCTGAAGCTGCCCTTGCAGTCTTTGACCAACTGGAAAAGAAAGTCGGTCTTGTAGAAGAACTGGCTATCCAGAAAGAGCGGTTGTTGCTTAAATTAGATAGGGTAGATGATGCTGCGGAAGAGATTCACAAACTAGTCAACCAATACCCCAGCGAAGTAAGGTACTACCTGCTGCTGGCAGATATTTATAACGCCAATGACAGGCAGGAGGAGGCCGTTGCCCTGTATAAAAGCAGTCTGCAGCTGGACTCTGCTAACCCCAGAGCACTGATCGCACTGGCCAACACTGCCAAAAAGAGCGGGGACCACATGCAGTATTGGAGCTATCTCACCAGGGCGTTTGCCAATCCGGATTACAGCATTGACGAAAAGGTTTCATACGTATACCCATACCTGCAAATGCAGGGGACAGATACTACCAAGCTTAGGGAAGGATTACAACTGGCGCAGCTGGTTATAGAAGCACACCCTGAAGAGGCTAAAGCCTATGCACTGCAGGCCGATATGTACTCCCAGGCCAATATGCTGGATAGCGCACTATATGATTACAGGAAAGCAGTGTCACTCGATTCCACACGTTATAGCGTATGGTACCAGCTGATGTGGATTTATAGCCGAAAAGATGATGCGGCTAACTTGCTGAAAGTGAGTAATGTAGTCGCTCAGCGTTTCCCTAAGGAATTTATGGGGCACTATTTTCAAGGGGTGGCTAACTTTTTGCTACAGAATTATCCGGCATCCATCGAAGCACTCAACGAGGCTTTGATAAACGGAAATGTGGACAAGAGTATGAAGGCCGATGTATATTCCCTGTTGGGAGATGCATATCATGCCACGGGGCAGCACGAAGATTCAGACAGCAGTTACGATCGCTCTCTGTTGCTGAAACCGAATGATGCCACCGTCTTGAACAACTACAGCTATTACCTGTCATTGAGAGGTGAGCAATTGCAAAAAGCAGAATCGATGTCCCGCCATTCGCTGGAACTGGAACCGACAAGTATCAATTACATGGATACATATGCCTGGGTGATGTTCAGAATGGGCAGATACGAACTGGCAAAGCAATGGATGGAAAAGGCCCTGCAATCGCAGCAGGCAAAAGATAATCCGGGTATGCTGGAACATTATGGCGATATACTGTTCAACCTCCACGATGTGGACAAAGCCCTGGAATACTGGCGCCTGGCAAAGGAAAAAGGCGCTAACTCTACTGGCCTTGCCCGCAAAATAGCAGAGAAGCGGTACATACTGGCAACAGAACGTGAATAA
- a CDS encoding murein hydrolase activator EnvC family protein: MKFVNCHFAAIFKTIMLNLKKFLPLVLAIGLLPALLYAQAPTQSREELEHKKRELQKEIDEANQALKETKKSTRESVSQLRALKEKITLRSRLINSINEEINFINGDINTAYRDIKTLEKDLDTLKSQYSKLVVYAYKNRSTYDMLNFIFSAQTFNDAIKRYQYLKQYRDYRRRQADNILSTQVLLNKKIESLRVQKEKRSGSLKTEQEQRTILEADKKEKDEVLTGLKGREKELVADINKNKKDAQKVQAAIQAVIRREIELERKKAEEEALAKRKAVEEKKRREEAARKAAAAAAAAAAANKAADNTAKNTPEPKPAAPEPKPEVVKTPPPAPADDDKPVRTENVLEATPEALALSESFESNRGKLPWPVTSGNVIGHFGRQQHAVMERITVENDGVIIGTAKGAPVKAIFTGEVRKVAVIPGGGSLVIIRHGQYFTNYARLQSVNVKSGDKVTTGQVIGTAGINELENLGEVELQIYKGVVRQNPESWIRRK; the protein is encoded by the coding sequence ATGAAATTTGTAAATTGCCATTTTGCAGCTATCTTTAAAACCATCATGCTGAATCTGAAGAAGTTTCTCCCATTAGTATTAGCAATAGGATTACTACCGGCCTTGCTCTACGCACAGGCGCCCACTCAATCGCGGGAAGAACTTGAGCATAAAAAAAGAGAGCTGCAGAAAGAGATCGATGAGGCGAACCAGGCCCTGAAAGAAACTAAAAAGTCTACCAGGGAAAGCGTAAGCCAGCTGAGAGCACTGAAAGAAAAGATTACCCTGCGCTCACGCCTCATCAATAGTATCAATGAAGAGATCAACTTCATTAACGGAGATATCAATACAGCTTATCGTGACATCAAGACCCTGGAAAAAGACCTGGATACCCTGAAGTCACAATACTCAAAGCTGGTCGTATATGCCTACAAAAACCGTAGTACGTACGACATGCTGAACTTTATTTTTTCTGCTCAGACTTTCAACGACGCGATCAAGCGCTATCAATACCTGAAACAATACCGTGATTATCGTCGCCGTCAGGCAGACAATATCCTGTCTACCCAGGTATTGCTGAACAAGAAGATTGAAAGTCTCCGTGTACAGAAAGAAAAACGCTCTGGTTCCCTGAAGACAGAACAGGAGCAGCGCACCATTCTCGAGGCCGATAAAAAGGAAAAGGATGAGGTGCTCACCGGCCTGAAAGGAAGGGAAAAGGAACTGGTAGCGGATATCAATAAGAATAAAAAGGATGCCCAGAAAGTACAGGCTGCTATCCAGGCGGTGATCCGTCGTGAAATAGAACTGGAACGTAAAAAGGCAGAAGAGGAAGCCCTGGCAAAACGTAAAGCAGTCGAAGAGAAGAAACGTCGTGAAGAAGCTGCCCGTAAAGCCGCCGCTGCGGCCGCCGCAGCAGCTGCAGCCAACAAGGCCGCCGATAATACAGCTAAAAATACGCCTGAACCAAAGCCTGCGGCACCAGAGCCTAAGCCAGAAGTGGTGAAGACCCCGCCGCCAGCACCGGCAGATGACGATAAACCAGTACGTACTGAAAACGTCCTCGAAGCCACACCAGAAGCCCTGGCATTGTCAGAAAGCTTTGAAAGTAACCGTGGTAAATTACCATGGCCAGTAACCTCCGGAAACGTAATTGGTCACTTTGGCCGCCAGCAACACGCTGTAATGGAAAGGATCACCGTAGAGAATGATGGTGTGATCATCGGTACCGCCAAAGGCGCTCCCGTCAAAGCAATCTTTACCGGCGAAGTCAGAAAGGTGGCAGTCATTCCTGGTGGTGGATCGCTCGTCATCATCCGGCATGGTCAGTATTTTACCAACTATGCACGTCTGCAATCCGTAAACGTAAAATCAGGTGATAAAGTAACCACAGGACAGGTGATAGGTACCGCCGGTATAAATGAACTTGAAAACTTAGGTGAAGTAGAATTACAGATCTATAAAGGGGTAGTAAGACAAAACCCTGAATCCTGGATCAGAAGAAAATAA
- the ispF gene encoding 2-C-methyl-D-erythritol 2,4-cyclodiphosphate synthase: protein MSKLRIGLGVDFHQLTEGRDFWLGGVLVPHHQGALGHSDADVLLHAICDAMLGAASLGDIGVHFPDTDNTYKDIDSKILLQRTQQLIAEKGYQVVNIDSTLCLQAPKIKPYVPQMQEVIANILKLTTEEVSIKATTTEKLGFVGREEGVVAYATVLLEKEEGPYTR, encoded by the coding sequence ATGAGCAAACTGAGAATTGGATTAGGTGTTGATTTTCACCAATTGACGGAAGGAAGAGATTTCTGGCTCGGAGGCGTACTTGTGCCTCACCACCAGGGAGCCCTGGGCCATAGCGATGCCGATGTGCTGCTGCACGCCATCTGCGATGCGATGCTGGGAGCTGCCAGCCTGGGTGATATTGGTGTTCATTTTCCGGATACAGACAATACTTACAAAGATATTGACAGCAAGATCCTGTTACAGCGTACCCAGCAGCTCATTGCTGAGAAAGGCTACCAGGTGGTAAATATTGACAGCACACTTTGCCTGCAGGCGCCTAAGATCAAACCTTATGTACCGCAAATGCAGGAAGTAATTGCCAATATCCTGAAACTGACTACTGAAGAGGTATCTATCAAAGCTACTACCACTGAAAAGCTGGGATTCGTAGGCCGTGAAGAAGGCGTAGTCGCTTATGCGACCGTATTGTTGGAGAAGGAGGAGGGGCCTTATACTCGTTAA
- a CDS encoding EI24 domain-containing protein — protein MFSFREVLAAVQAYGKAHQFIMQHKLWKWILIPGIVYCILFMTGIYFVWGYSGDFVEYLFNLLPVKVWIQDLESSWISFFFILLGISIRIMILLLYFSYYKYLFLVLGSPLFSYLSEKTEALMDRKEYPFSWQQFFKDMMRGIRMSLRNSLNQTLCVIALIVLSFIPIVGWITPLFAFFIEAYFYGFSMVDYSCERHKLSTKQSIQFIRAHRGIALGNGMVFYLMMFIPVLGWIMAPSYAVIAATIHLSDKRLLHGATW, from the coding sequence TTGTTTTCATTCAGAGAAGTACTGGCGGCCGTACAGGCCTATGGGAAAGCACATCAGTTTATAATGCAGCACAAGTTATGGAAGTGGATACTGATACCAGGCATTGTGTACTGCATACTGTTCATGACGGGGATTTATTTTGTATGGGGATATTCCGGGGACTTTGTTGAATATCTTTTTAACCTGCTCCCGGTAAAAGTATGGATCCAGGATCTCGAAAGCAGCTGGATCAGTTTCTTTTTTATCCTGCTGGGAATCTCCATCCGTATCATGATCCTGTTACTTTATTTTTCTTACTATAAATATCTGTTCCTGGTATTGGGCTCTCCCCTGTTTTCGTACCTGTCGGAAAAGACAGAAGCACTCATGGACAGGAAGGAATATCCTTTCAGCTGGCAACAGTTCTTTAAGGATATGATGAGAGGGATCAGGATGTCACTACGCAATAGTCTGAACCAGACACTGTGTGTAATTGCACTGATCGTACTGTCGTTTATACCCATAGTAGGATGGATCACGCCCCTGTTTGCCTTTTTTATTGAGGCCTATTTCTATGGTTTTTCTATGGTAGATTATAGCTGTGAAAGACATAAACTGAGCACGAAGCAAAGTATTCAATTTATACGCGCACACAGAGGTATTGCCCTCGGCAATGGTATGGTGTTTTATTTAATGATGTTCATTCCTGTTTTAGGATGGATCATGGCTCCTTCCTATGCGGTGATTGCTGCAACTATTCATTTATCTGATAAACGCCTGTTACATGGAGCAACCTGGTAA
- the bshA gene encoding N-acetyl-alpha-D-glucosaminyl L-malate synthase BshA — protein sequence MRIGIVCYPTYGGSGVLATELGKALADKGHMVHFITYQQPVRLNAFHANIYYHEVQVPTYPLFDFPPYESALSSTMVDVILNQQLDLLHVHYAIPHASTAYLAKQIVSKTGRVVPFITTLHGTDITLVGKDKTYAPVVTFSINESDAITAVSHNLREETYKYFQIEKDIEVIYNFVDTERFKRREAELKHFRDAIAPNGERVLLHVSNFRKVKRVPDVIKVFAQVREQVPAKLLLVGDGPDRPAIECMCREMGLCNDVRFVGKQEQLEDVMSISDLFLLPSDYESFGLAALEAMAAEVPVISSNAGGLPEVNIHGETGYLSAVGDVDSMAKHAIELLKDEKELARLRRGALEQAQRFHISNVIPQYEALYEEVINRSLVEAK from the coding sequence ATGCGTATAGGAATAGTATGTTACCCTACTTATGGGGGTAGTGGCGTACTGGCAACAGAACTTGGAAAGGCCCTGGCGGACAAAGGGCATATGGTACATTTTATCACGTATCAGCAACCTGTAAGGCTGAATGCCTTCCATGCCAATATATATTATCACGAGGTGCAGGTACCTACCTACCCTCTTTTTGACTTCCCTCCCTACGAATCGGCGTTGAGTAGTACCATGGTGGATGTAATTCTCAATCAGCAGCTGGATCTGCTGCATGTGCATTATGCTATTCCACATGCGTCTACTGCTTACCTCGCTAAGCAGATTGTGAGTAAAACGGGTCGTGTGGTACCGTTTATCACTACACTTCATGGTACGGATATTACCCTTGTGGGCAAGGATAAGACTTATGCACCGGTGGTGACGTTTTCTATTAATGAGTCTGACGCGATTACGGCGGTGTCTCATAACCTGAGGGAGGAGACGTATAAATATTTTCAGATAGAGAAAGATATTGAGGTGATTTACAACTTTGTTGATACTGAGCGGTTTAAGCGTCGGGAAGCGGAGTTGAAGCACTTCAGGGATGCGATTGCGCCGAATGGCGAGAGAGTGTTGCTGCATGTGTCGAACTTCAGGAAGGTGAAGCGGGTGCCGGATGTGATCAAGGTGTTTGCACAGGTGAGGGAGCAGGTGCCGGCTAAATTGTTGTTGGTAGGTGATGGTCCTGACAGGCCGGCGATTGAGTGTATGTGTAGGGAGATGGGGTTGTGTAATGATGTGAGGTTTGTGGGTAAACAGGAGCAATTGGAGGATGTGATGTCGATTTCAGATCTGTTTTTGCTGCCTTCGGATTATGAGAGTTTTGGGCTGGCGGCGCTGGAGGCGATGGCGGCAGAGGTGCCGGTGATTTCTTCTAATGCGGGAGGGCTGCCGGAGGTGAATATACATGGGGAGACGGGGTATTTGAGTGCTGTGGGGGATGTGGATAGTATGGCGAAGCATGCGATTGAGTTGCTGAAGGATGAGAAGGAGTTGGCGAGATTGAGGCGGGGGGCGTTGGAGCAGGCGCAGCGGTTTCATATTAGTAATGTGATACCGCAGTATGAGGCGTTGTATGAGGAGGTGATAAACAGGTCGCTGGTAGAAGCAAAATAA
- a CDS encoding SAM-dependent methyltransferase, translating into MEQPGKVYMIPTVLSPEALHTIPPYITAAVQKISVFFVENERTARRYLKALDRSINIDSLQLLLMHGNHPPDTALAKKLLLEGKDIGIMSEAGCPAIADPGHLVVMAAHTVDAPVIPMVGPNSMLLALIASGMNGQNFQFVGYLPVRPPERVKAIKELELESIKKQQTQLFIETPYRNNHLLKDIVTTCKETTLVCVAADITGPEEYIKTKTVKEWKKQLPELHKKPAIFLLLAQ; encoded by the coding sequence ATGGAGCAACCTGGTAAAGTATACATGATTCCTACTGTGCTGAGCCCTGAGGCACTGCACACCATTCCGCCTTATATTACAGCGGCCGTACAAAAAATCAGCGTATTCTTTGTGGAGAATGAACGGACAGCCAGAAGGTACTTAAAAGCGCTGGACCGTAGTATTAATATCGATAGCTTACAGCTATTGCTCATGCATGGAAATCATCCACCGGATACCGCACTGGCTAAGAAGCTGCTGCTGGAAGGAAAAGACATTGGTATCATGAGTGAGGCCGGATGTCCTGCCATTGCAGATCCCGGGCACCTGGTCGTGATGGCGGCACATACTGTGGATGCACCGGTTATACCTATGGTAGGGCCGAATTCAATGCTGCTGGCATTGATCGCATCGGGTATGAACGGACAGAACTTTCAGTTTGTAGGATACCTGCCGGTGAGGCCACCTGAGCGCGTGAAAGCGATTAAAGAGCTGGAACTGGAATCGATAAAGAAACAACAAACACAGTTGTTTATAGAGACACCTTACCGTAATAATCACTTGTTGAAAGATATTGTCACCACCTGTAAAGAAACGACCCTGGTATGTGTAGCTGCGGATATTACAGGGCCGGAGGAGTATATTAAAACGAAAACGGTTAAAGAGTGGAAAAAGCAACTGCCGGAACTGCATAAAAAACCGGCGATATTTCTGCTGTTAGCACAATAA
- the porV gene encoding type IX secretion system outer membrane channel protein PorV: MYNCMNKTVTVKNLIFICCLFFSLSTAAQITTGQLDGRTNTINTAVPFLRISPDARAGAMGDVGVATSPDANSIYWNQAKLPFATTRSAISVTYTPWLKELVNDVFLATLAGYYQLDEFQTVSGSLRYFSLGTINFTDINGTPTSDFRPREYALDAGYSRKLSDHFSVAIAARYIYSNLASGDVNGQVIKPGTAFSTDLSLFYTKDFEKDDGVKNTLNLGAAFTNIGTKISYTSSATNKDFIPTNMGLGTSYTFGLDQMNKIMLALDINKLLVPTPDSNGDYRNKSVISGIFSSFGDAPGGMSEELQEVSVSAGGEYSYNDQFFVRTGYFYENKNKGNRKYVTAGIGVKYNMFGLNFSYLVPSGNGIQRNPLSNTLRFSLVFDLGFKADRNEATW, from the coding sequence ATGTATAATTGCATGAACAAGACGGTAACAGTAAAAAATCTGATTTTCATCTGTTGCCTGTTTTTTAGCTTATCAACCGCAGCACAAATTACCACCGGCCAGTTGGATGGTCGTACCAACACCATCAACACAGCGGTGCCGTTCCTGCGTATCTCTCCTGATGCCAGGGCTGGTGCTATGGGTGATGTCGGTGTTGCCACGTCTCCTGATGCTAACTCAATCTACTGGAACCAGGCTAAACTGCCTTTTGCGACTACAAGATCTGCCATCTCTGTTACCTACACTCCCTGGTTAAAAGAACTGGTGAACGATGTATTTCTTGCCACGTTAGCAGGTTATTACCAATTGGATGAGTTCCAGACCGTGTCTGGTTCACTGCGGTACTTCTCCCTCGGTACCATCAATTTTACGGACATCAACGGTACACCAACCTCCGATTTCCGTCCTCGTGAGTATGCCCTCGATGCAGGCTACTCCCGCAAGTTGTCTGACCACTTCTCTGTGGCCATCGCTGCGCGTTACATCTATTCGAACCTGGCCAGCGGCGACGTAAACGGTCAGGTGATCAAACCAGGTACAGCCTTCTCTACGGATCTGTCCCTGTTCTATACCAAAGATTTTGAAAAGGATGACGGGGTGAAAAATACCTTGAATTTAGGGGCGGCCTTTACCAATATCGGTACCAAGATCTCCTACACATCCTCAGCTACCAATAAGGACTTTATTCCTACCAACATGGGCCTGGGTACTTCGTACACCTTCGGTCTGGATCAGATGAACAAGATCATGCTGGCCCTGGATATCAACAAACTGCTGGTGCCTACACCAGACAGCAATGGCGATTACAGGAACAAGAGCGTTATCTCCGGTATCTTCTCCTCCTTTGGCGATGCACCCGGCGGTATGTCAGAAGAATTGCAGGAAGTAAGTGTGTCTGCCGGTGGTGAATACTCCTACAACGATCAGTTCTTTGTACGTACCGGTTACTTCTACGAAAACAAAAACAAGGGTAACCGTAAGTATGTAACTGCCGGTATAGGTGTTAAATACAATATGTTCGGTCTGAACTTTTCTTACCTGGTTCCTTCCGGAAATGGTATCCAGCGTAATCCGTTATCCAATACACTCCGCTTCTCGCTTGTGTTTGACCTTGGCTTCAAGGCAGACAGGAACGAGGCTACATGGTAA
- the dut gene encoding dUTP diphosphatase — translation MAAITVKIINKSANPLPSYATADAAGMDLRANLETAITLQPLERVLVPTGLFMELPAGYEAQIRPRSGLAFKQGLTILNTPGTIDADYRGEIKIILINLSNEPQVVAPGERIAQMIIAPYIQVALEAVELLNETDRGAGGFGHTGKS, via the coding sequence ATGGCAGCTATTACAGTCAAAATAATTAACAAATCTGCGAATCCACTCCCTTCATATGCCACAGCTGATGCGGCTGGTATGGACCTGAGAGCAAATCTTGAAACAGCCATCACGCTGCAACCCCTCGAAAGGGTACTGGTGCCTACCGGCCTGTTTATGGAATTGCCTGCTGGTTATGAAGCACAGATCAGACCCCGCAGTGGCCTGGCCTTCAAACAGGGCCTGACTATTCTGAATACACCTGGTACAATAGATGCCGATTATAGAGGAGAAATAAAGATCATCCTGATCAATTTGTCCAACGAGCCTCAGGTGGTTGCACCCGGAGAAAGGATCGCACAAATGATCATTGCGCCTTACATCCAGGTTGCACTGGAAGCCGTAGAGCTGCTCAACGAAACCGACCGCGGAGCCGGTGGTTTTGGACACACCGGAAAATCATAA
- a CDS encoding DUF4292 domain-containing protein: MMKQTLALITLGIVSTGLFSCRHTRQIASTSFPVTDTSKHTTVADSASNAEATAFNKDLLNKLHSNVIAYNTFSAKLKVDYESDTKSPPEVTANIRMTRDSVIWISVSAPIIGEVARAIITPDSLRAVNKLDKKVYLRDIKNAQDLLNIPFDFKTLQDMIVGNPIFLTDSIFQVVKTPAVISFSCESEVFISLFNVFADDYVLQQSKVMDKDNGKGRSCELTYGEYKTMGGHKFATRRRVFVEAKGVTKINMEFNKVDFDVPVSYPFTIPASYSKE; the protein is encoded by the coding sequence ATGATGAAGCAAACATTAGCACTGATAACATTAGGTATTGTAAGCACGGGACTGTTTTCATGCAGGCATACCCGACAGATAGCGAGTACGTCTTTTCCTGTAACAGATACTTCAAAACATACTACTGTAGCTGATAGCGCAAGCAACGCAGAAGCCACAGCTTTTAATAAAGATTTGCTGAATAAGCTCCACAGCAATGTAATTGCCTATAATACCTTTTCAGCCAAACTGAAAGTGGATTATGAATCCGATACCAAATCACCTCCTGAAGTAACTGCTAATATCCGCATGACCAGGGATAGCGTGATCTGGATCTCAGTATCCGCACCAATCATTGGTGAAGTAGCACGCGCTATCATCACACCGGATAGCCTCAGGGCAGTGAACAAACTGGATAAAAAGGTGTACCTGCGCGATATAAAAAACGCACAGGATCTTCTCAATATTCCATTCGATTTCAAAACTTTGCAGGACATGATTGTCGGTAATCCGATCTTCCTGACAGATTCTATCTTCCAGGTAGTCAAGACCCCGGCAGTGATCTCGTTCAGTTGTGAAAGCGAAGTATTTATAAGTCTGTTCAACGTATTTGCAGATGACTATGTGTTGCAACAGAGCAAGGTAATGGATAAAGACAATGGGAAAGGACGTTCCTGCGAACTGACCTATGGTGAATACAAAACAATGGGTGGACATAAGTTTGCAACCCGGCGCCGCGTTTTTGTAGAAGCCAAAGGCGTGACAAAGATCAATATGGAATTTAACAAGGTTGATTTTGACGTACCTGTTAGCTATCCATTCACAATCCCTGCTTCTTATTCAAAGGAATAG
- a CDS encoding M20/M25/M40 family metallo-hydrolase, whose translation MRRYILPVLLTCTLPALAQQKEDDSLAFRRIANEILTNSKAYANLKVLTTEVGGRLAGSPGMVKAEKWGVKTLKEAGADTVYLQECMVPHWVRGAKEEARIISRRRDYIPPLAVLALGNSVGSGPAGVTAPVIEISSFEDLEAKKDLVKGKIVFYNYHFNPTFVHTFESYGDAVKYRGHGASAAAKYGATAVIVRSMSHGANNFPHTGAMSYDEAYPKIPAVAIGLEDADLLSNRLKDEKDLKVYLRTNAKMLPDTIGHNVIAELRGSEHPEQIITVGGHLDSWDVNEGAHDDGTGCVQSIEILRTFKALGIRPKHTIRIVLFANEENGTRGGKKYAEVAKAKNEQHIFALESDAGGFTPRGFAFTMPAEKRAKILSWAPLFRPYEVTDFTEEGGGVDVGQIAEAMGIPMGELLPDSQRYFDLHHAANDVFSQVNKRELELGAFSMAGLLYLIDQYGL comes from the coding sequence ATGAGAAGATACATCCTGCCGGTTTTGCTTACATGCACACTGCCGGCTTTAGCACAACAAAAAGAGGACGATTCCCTGGCCTTCCGTCGTATTGCCAACGAAATCCTGACCAACAGTAAGGCTTATGCTAACCTGAAAGTACTGACTACCGAAGTAGGTGGTCGTCTGGCAGGCTCACCTGGCATGGTCAAGGCCGAAAAATGGGGTGTAAAGACCCTGAAAGAAGCCGGTGCTGATACTGTATACTTACAGGAGTGTATGGTGCCTCACTGGGTAAGAGGTGCAAAAGAAGAAGCCCGCATTATCAGCCGTCGCCGTGACTATATACCACCACTGGCTGTACTGGCCCTTGGTAACTCTGTAGGCAGTGGTCCTGCTGGTGTAACAGCTCCTGTAATAGAAATCAGCTCTTTCGAAGACCTGGAAGCAAAGAAAGACCTGGTAAAAGGAAAGATCGTATTTTATAACTACCATTTCAATCCGACCTTCGTACATACCTTCGAATCTTATGGCGATGCGGTGAAGTACAGAGGGCATGGCGCCAGCGCTGCGGCTAAATATGGTGCAACGGCGGTGATCGTTCGCTCTATGTCTCACGGTGCGAACAACTTTCCGCACACCGGTGCCATGAGTTATGACGAGGCATATCCAAAGATCCCGGCAGTAGCCATCGGCCTGGAAGATGCAGACCTGCTGAGCAACCGTCTGAAAGATGAAAAGGACCTGAAAGTATATCTCCGTACCAATGCGAAGATGCTGCCTGACACCATTGGTCACAATGTGATTGCTGAACTGAGAGGTAGTGAGCACCCGGAACAGATCATCACCGTAGGTGGTCACCTGGATTCATGGGATGTAAATGAAGGTGCGCATGATGATGGTACCGGTTGTGTACAGTCCATCGAAATACTGAGAACTTTCAAGGCGCTGGGCATTCGTCCAAAGCATACCATCAGGATCGTACTGTTTGCAAATGAAGAAAATGGTACACGTGGTGGTAAAAAGTATGCAGAAGTAGCCAAAGCAAAAAATGAACAGCATATCTTCGCATTAGAGAGCGATGCAGGTGGGTTTACTCCCCGTGGATTTGCATTTACCATGCCTGCGGAAAAGAGAGCAAAGATCCTGTCATGGGCGCCATTATTCCGCCCTTACGAAGTGACTGATTTTACAGAAGAAGGTGGTGGTGTAGATGTAGGCCAGATTGCAGAAGCAATGGGTATTCCAATGGGAGAACTGTTGCCGGATTCACAAAGATATTTCGACCTGCATCATGCAGCGAACGATGTATTTTCACAGGTAAACAAGCGTGAGCTGGAACTGGGAGCATTTAGCATGGCCGGTTTACTGTACCTGATAGACCAATACGGACTTTAA